The genome window TTCGGCCTTCTCGTGACGGGCGGCCTTGCGCTGCTCGCGCACGACCCGGTCGGCGGCCTTCTGCGCCTCGCGGTACGCGTCCCGGGCGGTGTCGAGCTCGGACTGCACGACCGCGGTGGGGCGCCGGTACACGGTGCCGCCCAGCCGGTTCATCAGCTCGTCGACGACCTCGACGGCGTACTCCTTGACCTGCGCGACGATGGCGGTTCCGCCCAGCGGGATGAAGCGGCTGATCTCGCCGAGGACGCTCTCCGAGTCGTCCGCGCGGCGGACGTCGTACGCCCCGCCGACCAGGAGGCCGGTGGTCCAGCCGAAGAGCATTCCGATGGGGCCGCCGATGACGCCGATGGTGAGCCCGACGAGGCTGCCTCCGACGGTGGCCGCGCCGCCCGCGATGTCGTCCCCGTCCACGGTGGCCAGCCGGCCCTGCTCGTCGCGCGTGACGATGCTCGCGGCGAGCACGTCGACGCGTCCCTCGAGCGCCGCTCCCTTCAGCTCGCTGAGCGCCTGATACGCGTTGCGCGGGTCCTCGAACGAGACGGCGATGACATTGTTGTTCTGCATTGTGAAGTGACCTCCAGATCACGTTGATGGTTGTGTGGATTCGCGGGCGTTCGCCCGACACATCAAGGCTCCGGCAGCGGCGCTCCCGGGTCATCGTGCGGTCTGTCGCAGCGTTCAGAGCTCCGCTGTGCACTCTGCCCTCCGGGGCTTAAGCTGACCGCGTGTCCGCTGCAGACTCGTTGGCGCACGTCATCGCGACGCTGGACTGGGAGGGCGATCCCGGGCCCGCGCCGCTCGCCGGATCCGCAGCGGATCGCCTGCGGGCGCGCCTGGGCGACGGGGCGACCCGGTGGGTGGCCGGCGCGACGGAGGAGTCCCTGTCCGCGCTGCACGCGCAGCTCCAGGACGCCCTCGCACCGTGGCCGGTCATCCGGTCGTTCGCCCAGCACGTCCTGACGGCGTCGCTGCTCGCGCTCGCGGGCGACGAGCAGCTTCCGGCCGCGACGGAGGCGATCGATCACGATCTCGCCGCGGACATCGTCAGCCGGGATGTCCCGCTGTCGGACATCACGGAGGCGCTGCGCACCCTGCAGCACGAGTGGCTGACGCTGCTCATCGACGCGGCCGTCCGCCTGGGCGGCGAGGGCGTCGGCGTCGTCCCGGAACTCGCGACCTCGGTCGGCGCCACGATGGACGCCTGGATCGGCGCCGCGACCGAGGCCATCGTCGAGGAGCGCCGGCGCGTCTATCAGGCCGAGCAGGTGCGCATCCGGAGCACCGTTGAATCGCTGGTGTCGGCCGTGCCGGTCGACGTGGAGTCGGCGACCCGGCTGCTGCATGTCCGGCTGCTCGGCTGGCACCTCGGCTGCGCGATCGGGTCGCCTCCGGGAGGCACGGTGGAACGGCGCGTGCTGGAGGGCGTGGTCCAGGGGTTCGCCCGGTTCGCCGGCACCGACCGCATGCTCCGCTACGAGACGACCGCCGGCACCGTCCACGTCTGGGTCACCGGGGAGCGCGCGCCGCGGACGCCGACGGTGGAGGACCTGCGCGTGCCGTCACCGCTGCTGGTGGGTGTCGGCGAACCGCATCCGGGAACCGACGGGTTCCGCCGGACCTTCCTGGAGGCGTCCGATGCGCTGCAGCTTGCGGGCCGCCTCGGCGTGTCCGGCGGAGTCCGCTACGGCGACGCGGCGCTCGCGATCGTCCTCAGCCGGGACGAGGAGCGCGCCCGCTGGTTCGTCGAGCACGCGCTCGGCGAGCTCGCCGCCGACACCCCGGAGATGGCGGAGATGCGCGACACCCTCCGCGTCTTCTTCGACACGAGGATGCGGATCGCTCCGGCGGCCGAACGCCTCTTCCTGCACCGCAACACGCTCATCAACCGGCTGGAGCGGATCCAGGCGCTGCTCGGCCACGGCGTCGCCGAGCGGTCCGCCGAGACGCAGGCGGCGCTGGCGATTTCCGAGCTGGTGGCGTCCACCGCGGCAGGAACGTCACCCGGCGCCGCTCCACGCTGACCACGCTCACCAGCAACCAGGCGGCGGTTTGAGAGTCGACCATTCCCTTTCCGCACGATCGAAGCCGGGGCGGTGTTCGTGAACGGCACGACCATCTCGTTCGCCGAGCTTCCGTTCGGCGGGGTCAAGCGCTCCGGATTCGGTCGGGCCTAGTCTGTCGTCCCGGTCACCGCCGTTGCAGAGCCGCTCTGCACGAGGAGCCGGCGCTGCCGGAAGTAACGCACCTCCTGGTATGCGCCGTGGACCAGGACGAGGATCACGGCCGCCAGCAGGCCGAGCGGGACGGCGAGCGCAAGCTCGCGGCCCAGCCAGTACACCAGCAGGGCCACTCCCACGCCCGCCACGATCGAGTTGACGATCGCGATCGCGGTGGAGATCGTGAAGAACACGCCCCGGCGGTACCCGCGCTGCCCGATTTCCAGGAGTTCGTTGGGCGCGGCGCCCGGCGGGATCGGGAAGTACGCTCCGGCGCCGGGGAGCAGGCCGCCGTAGTAGCGGCGGATCCGCTGGATGGACGCGAGGGCCGCCACATCCTCCAGAGACGTCTGGATGAGCCGTTCGTACGTGAACAGACCGAGGATGACGATGACCGGGATCACCACCGCGAGGAACAGCCCGGCGTACGGGGTCGAGGCGAGAAAGCCGAACGCGACCAGTCCGCTGGAGAGCGTCATCAGGTAGAGGGACGCCCTGCTGCTCGATTCGCTCACCGTGATGCCGCGCGCCGACTCGAGCACGAAATGCTCCGTCAGCAGAGCGTTGTAGAACGCGAGCGGCCGGTCTGCGAGCGCCGCCGCCGAGTCGCTCGCGTCCGGCAGCTCCTGCGGGACGGGGTCGCTCATGACGCCTCGACCTGCGCATGCACGGGCCAGGCCGCGAGCTCGGCCGCCGCCCGATAGGTGGCCTGGAGGAACTCCTGAACGAGCGCATCCGGATCGGCGGATCGGCGGACGGTCTCGTACGGAAGCAGGAATTCGCCGAACTCGTCGCTGTAGAACGCACCGGCGGGCACCGGCGCATCCGCGAAGCCCTCCGGCGCCGGATACGTGTACGAGTAGTACGCGCCCTCCGCGCCACCTCCCGGCCAGAAGCCCGCGCTGCTCAGCTCGTGCGAGTATCCCTCGAGCATCACCCGGTCGGGGCAGTTCGGCGCGCCGCCGGGATGTTCCGGTGCCTCACGCCCGGAGAACCGGGTGACGGCGAGGTCCATCGCGCCCCAGAAATAGTGCACGGGGCTGACCTTGCCGGAGAAGTCCGACCGGAATCTCCGCAGCTGCCGATCCGCGTCGATCAGCTGCTGCCAGAACGCGTGCGCGTGATCGGGCACATAGGTGCAGTGCTCCGTGTCCTCGGCGAACGGGACAGCGATCTCGACTTCGTTCGGTGCGGCGTGGATCGCGACCGCGACCCCGAGCTCGCCGAGAGCCTCCAACGTCGCGGCGTAGAACGTCGCAACGGACTGCCCGACGAACGGCACCGCGCGTCTCCCGCCGCCGCTGGTCCTGATGACGAGCTCATGGGCGACGAAATCGAACTCGATGTCGAGGACGCCGGCCGGGATCGGGATCGGACCGGTGCTCAACCCGCGCGCGCTGAGATACAGCGTCACGTGCCACCAGTGATTGACGGGCGGCGTCAATGTCATGCGGACCTTGCCCACGATCTGGGTCCACAGGTGGAGGGTGTCGCGAGTCGCCTGCCAGGTGTCGGTGGGGAGCTCGGGGCGCATTGCGATCCTTCCGGAGAGAAATCCTGTGCGGCCAGACTACGAGGTCGCGGAGGATCTGCGACCCTCCCCCGCCCTGTGGGAGAGGGCCGCACGCCGGACCGCAGCGTCAGTCGATCCCGGGGACGTCCACCCACGCGTCGGTCTCGGCGGACTCGACGATGGCGTCGTCGATCAGGGCCGTCTGGTAGCCGTCGCCGAAGTTCGGGCTGACGCTCGTCCCCTCGGCGATGGCGGTGAAGAAGTCGTGCGCCTCGATGATCTTCGTCTCGCCGTAGCCGATGCCCAGCGCCGGGATCGGCCACAGGTCCTTCCCGTACGGATGCGCCGGCCCGGTGTAGATCGTGCGGAAGCCCCGACGGTCGTCGCCGTCCGAGGCGAAGCAGACCTGGAGCTCGTCCCGGCGCTCGTAGTTGAAGACGATGCTTCCCTCGGTGCCGTGCACCTCGAAGGTGATGAAGTTGTTCCGGCCGTAGCCGTTGCGCGTCGCCTCGATCGAGCCGATGGCGCCGCCGGCGAAACGGATCATGGTCATCACCTGGTCGTCGACGTCCACGGCTCCGCGCGGGCCGTCGCCGCCCCGGACAGTGCCGAGCGCATCGGCCCCGGACGACTGCAGCGGCCGCTCGGGGATCCACGTCGACATCATCGCGTTGACGGAGTCGAACTCACCGACGAGGTAGCGGGCGATGTCGATGACGTGGGTCGCGATGTCGCCCAGGGCGCCGGAGCCGGCGATGGCCTTCTGGAAGCGCCACGACAGCGGCGAGTCCGGGCTCGCGCTCCAATCCTGCAGGTACGTCCCCCGGAAGCTCAGGATCCTGCCGATCGCGCCCTCGTCGATGAACTTCTTCGCGAGGGCGACCGCCGGCGTGCGGCGGTAGTTGAAGGCGACCATGTTGACCACGCCCGCGGCGACGACGGCGTCGTACATCTCCTTCGCCTCCGCTCCGGTGCGGGCGAGCGGCTTCTCGCTGATGATGTGCTTGCCCGCCTGCGCCGCGGCGATGGCGATCTCGGCGTGCAGGTGGTTCGGTGTGGCGATGTCGACCACGTCGATGGCGGGGTCTTCGACGACGCTCCGCCAGTCGGACGTCGAGCGCTGGAAGCCGAAGCGCAGCGCCGCCTCGGCGGCGAGCTCGTCGCTCGCCTCGGCGATGGTGTGACGCACCGGGATGGCCGGGGCCGGCCAGAAGAACATGGGCATGGCGGCGTAGGCGAGCGAGTGGGCCTTGCCCATGAACCCGCCGCCGATGAGGCCGACGTTGAGCTGTTTCATCTGTTGTCCTTTCGAAGGTGTTCGTTGGCTCTGCGCGCGGTCAGACCGCGAGGAGATCCCGCAGGTAGTCCCGGCTGAGCTCCGCGGCCGCCCGCGGATCGCCGTCGTACTCGTCCAGCTCGACCATGAGCCAGCTGTCGTACCCGCTGTCGCGGATGGCGGCGACGATGCCGGGCAGGTCCAGCTCGCCCTGGCCGAGCGGCAGGAAGGCGAACGGGTCGCGGCGCAAGTCCTTGAGGTGCACGTGGCTGATCCGGTCCCCGTAGGTGCGGATGACCGTCGCCGGGTCGCCTCCCCCGGCCGCGAGGTGCGCGACGTCGGGGCAGAATCCGATCCGGGTGTTCGGCAGCAGGCGATCGAGCTCGTCCGGGCTCTCGACGATGGTCGAGAGGTGCGGGTGGTAGCTCGCCGCAAGCCCGTGACTCTCGGCGATGTCGGCCACGAGGTCCAGGCTCTCGGCCAGCCGGGCGTAGTCGTCGGCGGTCGTCCCGGCGGCCCTGCGCGCGCCTCCCCCGACCACGAGACGCTCGGCGCCGAAGGAGGCTGCGAGCTCGGCCGAACGCCGGATGCGGTGCAGCTCGTCGGGCAGGATGTCCGGGTAGATGAAGTTGGCGCCCGCGTAGACGCTCACGAGCTGCACGCCCGCTCCGTCCAGGAGGTCCGTGAGCTCCTGCGGCCGGTCGGCGAAGTCCACCAGGTTCCCGTCGAACATCTCGACGCCTTCGTAGCCCGCCGCCGCGATGTCCGTGACCGCCCGGCGCATGTCGCCGTGCGTCAGATAGAAGAGGTCCTTGACGCTCGTCACTCCGGTGGGATGGCCGACGACGCCGCCCCAGGTGATCGAGCAGTATCCGAGTCGCATTGCTGTTCCGCCTTTCCGATGGTTCCGAATCACTTCTTGCGGGCGAGTGCGACGGCGAGGATGATGATCCCGCCGCGCACGACCTGCTGCTGGCTGCTGTCCAGGCCCGCGAGGATGAGTCCGTTGTTGATGAGCCCGATGAGCAGGGATCCGAACAGGGTTCCGATCACCGTCCCGCTCCCGCCGAAGAGGCTCGTGCCGCCGAGGATGACGGCCGCGATCGCGGAGAGCTCGTCTCCGGCGCCCCACTGGAAGCGGCCGGACTGCAGGCGGCCGGCGTACAGCATCCCGGCGATGCTCGCCACGATGCCCGAGAGCAGCAGGACCTGGAAGGTGATCCGCTTGGTGTTGATCCCGGTGAAGTCCGCCGCGGTGCGGTTGCCGCCGGTCGCGAGCACCTGCCGGCCGAACTTGGTGCGGGCGAGCACGACGGCGCCGAGCGCGACGAACAGGCCGGACCAGACCAGGAGACCGGGGACGGGGCCGATGTTGCCCGAGCCGAAGACCGTGTTGAAGGCGTCGTCGAGGATCGGCTGCGGCGCGGACGCCGTGATCCACTGGGCCACGCCGACCGCGATCCCCATCATCCCCAGCGTCACCAGGAACGACGGGATGCCGAGCAGGCTGACGAGCGCTCCGTTGGTCGCGCCGACCAGGGCGCCGACGGCGAGTCCGGCGATGATTCCGGGAATCGGCCCCCACGCGGAGATGCCCATCGCGGTGACGACACTCGCGAGGCCGGCGGTCGACCCGACGCTGAGGTCGATCTGGGCCGCTGCGATGACGAAGGTCATCGCCACCGCGATCACCGTGATCGTCGACGTCTGCCGGAAGATGTTCAGAAGGTTGTTCGGCGAGAGGAACCCCTGGTCATGCAGGAGTATCGCGAAGAACAGGAACACGACGACGAAGCCGATGTAGATGACGTACCGCCGCCAGTCCCAGGCGGCGAGGACCTTGCCGACGCTGAGGCGCGCGCGAGGCTCTGCGGCCTCGATGATCGGTGGGTTGTTCATTGTTCAGACTCCCTGCACTGCGAGTTGGAGAGCTTCCTCGTCGGCGATGTCGCTGCGCTCGAGCTCACGGGCGATCGAGCCGCCGCGGATGACGAGGATGCGATCGCTCACGGCGAGGAGTTCCGGGTATTCGGACGAGATGACGATGACGGCTTTGCCGGACGCGGCGAGGTCGCGGATCCGCTCGAGGATCTCGCTCTTGGTGCCGATGTCGACGCCGGCGGTGGGCTCATCGAGGATCAGCACGTCCGGATCGGTTCCGAGCCATTTGGCGATGACGACCTTCTGCTGGTTCCCGCCGGACAGCAGCCGCACCGGGCGCCCCGGATGCGACACTTTGATGTTCAGGCGTTCGATGAGCGACGCCGAGAGGGCCCGCCCCCCGGCCGCGTCGAGCAGCGGTCCGCGGCGGATGTCGTCCAGCAGGGGAAGGAGCAGGTTCTCGCGGACCGAGTGATCGAGCACGAGGCCCTGGTCGCGCCTGTCCTCCGGCACCAGCGCGAGGCCGGCGGCGATCGCGTGCCTCGGCGAGGAGAGCACGATCGGCTCGCCGTCGACCAGGACCTCGCCGCGAGCCCGGTCGATGCCGAACAGTGCCCGGGCGAGCTCGGTCCGCCCGCTGCCCATGAGCCCGGCCAGGCCGAGGATCTCCCCTCGGCGCAGCGCGAACGAGACGTCGCGGACGCGATCGCCGGCGGTCAGCCCGCGAACCTCCAGGAGCGGCGGGCCGTCGTGGCTGACGCGCTCCCGCTCCCGGTAGGTCAGCCGGCTCTCGACCTTCTTTCCCACGATCCCCTCGACGATCGCTTCGGGGGTGATCGCGGAGAGCGGCTCGGTGAACAGCCGGCGACCGTCGCGGAGGACCGTGATGCGGTCGGCGATGCGATAGACCTCATCCATGCGGTGCGAGATGTAGATGACGGAGATCCCTGCGGCCTTCAGCCGCTCGATCAGTTCGAACAGGGCTTCCGTCTCGTGCCGCGCGAGGCTCGCCGTCGGCTCGTCCATGATGAGCACCCGGGCGTTCTGGGAGAGCGCCTTCGCGATCTCGGTGAGCTGCCAGTACGCGGTGCCGAGCCGGCCGACTTCCGCGCGGGGGTCGATCTCGACGCCCATCCGGGCGAAGACCTCCTCGGTCCGGCGAACGAGTGCCCGTTCGTCGATGAGGCCCCAGCGCGTCAGCGGCTCCGCTCCGAGGAAGACGTTGCGCGCGACGGTCAGGCTCGGAACCAGGCTGAACTCCTGGAAGACCATGCCGATGCCGGCGGCCTTCGCGTCCTGGATGGAGGCGATGCTCACGGGCTCTCCCGCGATGCGGATCTCGCCCGCGTCGGAGCGGTAGACGCCCTGGAGGATCTTCATCAGCGTCGACTTGCCCGCGCCGTTGCCGCCGGCGAGGGCATGCACCTCGCCGAACCGGACCTCGAAGTCCACAGCGTCGAGGACGACGACGCCGGTGAACGCTTTGGAGATGCCGCGCATCTGCACGACATCGGTGGTTGTGCTCATGGAGTGCCTTTCGATCGGTCGGGGGGCTCGTGGCCCCCCGACCCGCTCGTCACTTCTTGTACGAGTCCGTCAGATCCTTCGGCGGATCCTGGTGGTAGACCTTCTTCCACGCGTCGAGCACGTTCGCGTGGTCGACCGGGAGCGCGCTCAGGGCGATGTAGGCCGGGGCGGTCTTGCCCAGCAGGGCTCCTGCGCCCAGCCGTGCCTCGGTGACACCCTGATCGAACGGCACCTGGGCGCCGAGGCCGACGACCAGCTGGTTCTTCGCCAGCGCGATCGCCACGTTCTTGCCGAGGTCCTCCGTCGCGATCTTCAGGTCGGTGCGGCCCGCCGCGCGTGCCGCTGCCATCACGCCCTCGGCCGGGACGTCCCAGACGCCCCAGATGCCCGAGAGGTCCGGGTGAGCGGTCAGCATCGCGTTCGCGGCAGCCTGGGCGTCGCCGGCGAAGTCCGGCCCCGCGATGCCCTTCTCCGCGACGATCTTGATGTCCGGGAACTCCTTGGTGATGGTGTCCTTGAAGCCCTGGTAGCGCTGCTTCGTCACGAAGAAGTCGGCCTGGTGGAAGATCGTGCCGATCGTCCCCTTGCCGCCGAGCGCCTTCGCGAGCTCGAGGGCGGAGACGACGCCGTTGCCGTAGTTGTCGGCCGAGACCACCGAGACGTAGTCCTTGCCGGCCGTCAGGCCCTGCGGGACGTTGTCCATGAACACGAGCTTCGCGCCGCTGGCCGCGGCGGCCTTGTACGCCGAGGCCGTCGCCACCGGGTCGGTGGGGATGGAGACGATGATGTCGGGCTTCTGGGCCTGGACCGTCTCCAGGTCCGACACCTGCTTGTCCGGCTTGAAGTCGGCGTCCGTGGTCGCGATGACCTTGATGCCGAGCTTCTGGAACTCGCTCTTGAGGCCGGCGATCTGGGCCGTGGCCCAGTCGTTGCCGCCGTAGTGCATGACGATCGCGGCCGTCGCGCCCCGGGCGCGGACCTTGGCGATCTCGTCCGCGGTGAGGTCGGCGGCAGCCGCCGGCGACGGCGACTCGCCGTTCGGGCCCTTGCTCAGAACCTGCCCGGTGACCTTCTTGAGCGCTTGCTCGGCCTTCTGGGATGCGGCCGAGTCGCCGCTGCCTGCGGTGCTGGTCGTCGAGCTGCAACCGACGACCGCGAAGACGAGCGCGGCGCCTGCCGCCAGCAGTGCTGTTCTACGGAACATGGTCTCTCCAGTACTTTCGGGATGGCGTCGGGGGTGCTGTCATCGCAGCCGGCTCGCCATCAAGCCGGTGCACCTCTCCGGGCGGACGCACCGCTCAGATGCGCCGTCTCCGCGATTCGGCGCGGGACGGACGCGCGCAGTGGACGTGTCGGATCGGTCCCGCCGGCTCTGCGCCCAGCACGTCGACAGTCGTCACTGACATCGGAGCTGAGGCGTGACCTCGGGGAGGTCCACCGGTGGATCATCGTGAACGTTCACGGCGTAGACACATCGTGAACGTTCACGACGCGGTTTGTCAAGTCACGGAGTGACACACGTGCGGCCGGGGTCGGGCCCCGGCCGGCTTCGTCACTCGAAGTAGTGCCCGAGCCCGATGTCCTCGAGCAGCCCGGGGTGCGTGGGCGTCCAGCCGAGGAGCCGCCGGGTCAGCGCGCTCGACGCCGGCATGTCCCCCGCCAGCACCGCGCCGAGAGGCATGCCGAGCTCGGCGGCGGGCCGCGGCTCCGCGGGGATCCCGAGGCGGCGTCCGATCGTCTCGGCGATGTCCCGGACCCGGACGCCTTCCTCGCCGACGGCGTTCAGCACGGAACCGGCGGGCGCACTCTCCACGGCGAGCCGGTACAGCGTCGCGGCGTCGGCGATGTGCACCGCCGGCCATCGGTTGCTCCCGTCGCCGACATAGGCCGAGACCCCGGTCGCCCGTGCACGGGCGATGAGCTGGGGGATGAAGCCATGCCGCTCACCAGTGCCGTGCACCGTCCTCGGAATCATCACCAGGCTGACCGGCGCACCGGATCGCGCCGCGGCGAGGGCGTTCCGCAGGTTCGCGGTCCTCGCCGCGACCGGACCGGCCGGCACGAGCTCGTCCTCCTCGGTGGCCGCGCGGCCGGGCACGGAGATCGTCGCTCCGGTGACGAGGATGCGCGTGCCGGAGCCGGCGGCCGTCTCGGTGAACGCCTCGATCGCCCTCGCGTCCGCCTCGGCGCCGCCAGCCTGGCCGAGGTCGTGACGGTAGGCCAGGTGGATGACCGCTTCCGATTCGGCGGTGGCGCTTCGCAGGAGGCCGGTGTCGACGAGGTCGCCGCGGAGCGCCTCCGCACCGCCCGCTTCGACCGCCGCGGCCGAGGCATCCGACCGCGCGAGCGCCAGAACGCTGTGCCCGTGGGCGACGAGCTCGGGGATGACCGCCGAGCCGATCCATCCCGAACCGCCGGTGACGAAGATGCGCATGATGACCTCCTGATGCGACCAAGTCGCATCACTCTATCACGTGTTGCGACTCAGTCGCATAAGCTACGCTTGCTTGCCATGGGCAGATGGGCGCCGAACTCGCGCGAGCGACTCGAGGCCGCCGCCTTCGACCTGTTCGAGGAGCGCGGCTACGAGTCGACCACGGTCGCGCAGATCGCCGAACGGGCCGGGCTGAACCGCGCGACCTTCTTCCGGCACTTCGCCGACAAGCGCGAGGTGATCCTCGCCGGCGAGGACGTCCTCGAGGGCGTGTTCGTGGACGCGATCTCCGCTGCGGACCCCGGATCGGAGCCGACGGAATACGTCCGTCTCGGCCTCACCGCCGCCGATGCCGTGATGACGCCTCCCCGGCGCACCCTGGCGCTCCGGCGGGTCGCCGTCGTCGCCGGCAACGAGGAGC of Leifsonia shinshuensis contains these proteins:
- a CDS encoding DUF1269 domain-containing protein translates to MQNNNVIAVSFEDPRNAYQALSELKGAALEGRVDVLAASIVTRDEQGRLATVDGDDIAGGAATVGGSLVGLTIGVIGGPIGMLFGWTTGLLVGGAYDVRRADDSESVLGEISRFIPLGGTAIVAQVKEYAVEVVDELMNRLGGTVYRRPTAVVQSELDTARDAYREAQKAADRVVREQRKAARHEKAEERKTVLKEKLHVG
- a CDS encoding helix-turn-helix domain-containing protein, which encodes MSAADSLAHVIATLDWEGDPGPAPLAGSAADRLRARLGDGATRWVAGATEESLSALHAQLQDALAPWPVIRSFAQHVLTASLLALAGDEQLPAATEAIDHDLAADIVSRDVPLSDITEALRTLQHEWLTLLIDAAVRLGGEGVGVVPELATSVGATMDAWIGAATEAIVEERRRVYQAEQVRIRSTVESLVSAVPVDVESATRLLHVRLLGWHLGCAIGSPPGGTVERRVLEGVVQGFARFAGTDRMLRYETTAGTVHVWVTGERAPRTPTVEDLRVPSPLLVGVGEPHPGTDGFRRTFLEASDALQLAGRLGVSGGVRYGDAALAIVLSRDEERARWFVEHALGELAADTPEMAEMRDTLRVFFDTRMRIAPAAERLFLHRNTLINRLERIQALLGHGVAERSAETQAALAISELVASTAAGTSPGAAPR
- a CDS encoding DUF5996 family protein; the protein is MRPELPTDTWQATRDTLHLWTQIVGKVRMTLTPPVNHWWHVTLYLSARGLSTGPIPIPAGVLDIEFDFVAHELVIRTSGGGRRAVPFVGQSVATFYAATLEALGELGVAVAIHAAPNEVEIAVPFAEDTEHCTYVPDHAHAFWQQLIDADRQLRRFRSDFSGKVSPVHYFWGAMDLAVTRFSGREAPEHPGGAPNCPDRVMLEGYSHELSSAGFWPGGGAEGAYYSYTYPAPEGFADAPVPAGAFYSDEFGEFLLPYETVRRSADPDALVQEFLQATYRAAAELAAWPVHAQVEAS
- a CDS encoding Gfo/Idh/MocA family protein translates to MKQLNVGLIGGGFMGKAHSLAYAAMPMFFWPAPAIPVRHTIAEASDELAAEAALRFGFQRSTSDWRSVVEDPAIDVVDIATPNHLHAEIAIAAAQAGKHIISEKPLARTGAEAKEMYDAVVAAGVVNMVAFNYRRTPAVALAKKFIDEGAIGRILSFRGTYLQDWSASPDSPLSWRFQKAIAGSGALGDIATHVIDIARYLVGEFDSVNAMMSTWIPERPLQSSGADALGTVRGGDGPRGAVDVDDQVMTMIRFAGGAIGSIEATRNGYGRNNFITFEVHGTEGSIVFNYERRDELQVCFASDGDDRRGFRTIYTGPAHPYGKDLWPIPALGIGYGETKIIEAHDFFTAIAEGTSVSPNFGDGYQTALIDDAIVESAETDAWVDVPGID
- a CDS encoding sugar phosphate isomerase/epimerase family protein — its product is MRLGYCSITWGGVVGHPTGVTSVKDLFYLTHGDMRRAVTDIAAAGYEGVEMFDGNLVDFADRPQELTDLLDGAGVQLVSVYAGANFIYPDILPDELHRIRRSAELAASFGAERLVVGGGARRAAGTTADDYARLAESLDLVADIAESHGLAASYHPHLSTIVESPDELDRLLPNTRIGFCPDVAHLAAGGGDPATVIRTYGDRISHVHLKDLRRDPFAFLPLGQGELDLPGIVAAIRDSGYDSWLMVELDEYDGDPRAAAELSRDYLRDLLAV
- a CDS encoding ABC transporter permease, producing MNNPPIIEAAEPRARLSVGKVLAAWDWRRYVIYIGFVVVFLFFAILLHDQGFLSPNNLLNIFRQTSTITVIAVAMTFVIAAAQIDLSVGSTAGLASVVTAMGISAWGPIPGIIAGLAVGALVGATNGALVSLLGIPSFLVTLGMMGIAVGVAQWITASAPQPILDDAFNTVFGSGNIGPVPGLLVWSGLFVALGAVVLARTKFGRQVLATGGNRTAADFTGINTKRITFQVLLLSGIVASIAGMLYAGRLQSGRFQWGAGDELSAIAAVILGGTSLFGGSGTVIGTLFGSLLIGLINNGLILAGLDSSQQQVVRGGIIILAVALARKK
- a CDS encoding sugar ABC transporter ATP-binding protein; protein product: MSTTTDVVQMRGISKAFTGVVVLDAVDFEVRFGEVHALAGGNGAGKSTLMKILQGVYRSDAGEIRIAGEPVSIASIQDAKAAGIGMVFQEFSLVPSLTVARNVFLGAEPLTRWGLIDERALVRRTEEVFARMGVEIDPRAEVGRLGTAYWQLTEIAKALSQNARVLIMDEPTASLARHETEALFELIERLKAAGISVIYISHRMDEVYRIADRITVLRDGRRLFTEPLSAITPEAIVEGIVGKKVESRLTYRERERVSHDGPPLLEVRGLTAGDRVRDVSFALRRGEILGLAGLMGSGRTELARALFGIDRARGEVLVDGEPIVLSSPRHAIAAGLALVPEDRRDQGLVLDHSVRENLLLPLLDDIRRGPLLDAAGGRALSASLIERLNIKVSHPGRPVRLLSGGNQQKVVIAKWLGTDPDVLILDEPTAGVDIGTKSEILERIRDLAASGKAVIVISSEYPELLAVSDRILVIRGGSIARELERSDIADEEALQLAVQGV
- a CDS encoding substrate-binding domain-containing protein; this translates as MFRRTALLAAGAALVFAVVGCSSTTSTAGSGDSAASQKAEQALKKVTGQVLSKGPNGESPSPAAAADLTADEIAKVRARGATAAIVMHYGGNDWATAQIAGLKSEFQKLGIKVIATTDADFKPDKQVSDLETVQAQKPDIIVSIPTDPVATASAYKAAAASGAKLVFMDNVPQGLTAGKDYVSVVSADNYGNGVVSALELAKALGGKGTIGTIFHQADFFVTKQRYQGFKDTITKEFPDIKIVAEKGIAGPDFAGDAQAAANAMLTAHPDLSGIWGVWDVPAEGVMAAARAAGRTDLKIATEDLGKNVAIALAKNQLVVGLGAQVPFDQGVTEARLGAGALLGKTAPAYIALSALPVDHANVLDAWKKVYHQDPPKDLTDSYKK
- a CDS encoding SDR family oxidoreductase, with protein sequence MRIFVTGGSGWIGSAVIPELVAHGHSVLALARSDASAAAVEAGGAEALRGDLVDTGLLRSATAESEAVIHLAYRHDLGQAGGAEADARAIEAFTETAAGSGTRILVTGATISVPGRAATEEDELVPAGPVAARTANLRNALAAARSGAPVSLVMIPRTVHGTGERHGFIPQLIARARATGVSAYVGDGSNRWPAVHIADAATLYRLAVESAPAGSVLNAVGEEGVRVRDIAETIGRRLGIPAEPRPAAELGMPLGAVLAGDMPASSALTRRLLGWTPTHPGLLEDIGLGHYFE
- a CDS encoding TetR/AcrR family transcriptional regulator, which codes for MGRWAPNSRERLEAAAFDLFEERGYESTTVAQIAERAGLNRATFFRHFADKREVILAGEDVLEGVFVDAISAADPGSEPTEYVRLGLTAADAVMTPPRRTLALRRVAVVAGNEELQERGQLKFAHLTASIAAALREKGVDELSARLAAELALLAFRVGFERWVRAREDDAFAPLALAALDELRERMLRL